The Arachis ipaensis cultivar K30076 chromosome B07, Araip1.1, whole genome shotgun sequence genomic interval CCTGCTATGAAGGACTGGGTTCTGAGAAAGCAAAATAGCTCCAAGATTATCACAAAACAATGTAGGTGATGCAGGGCTTGGAACATTGAATTATGTCAGCAATTTTTGAATCCAAATTATCTATGCTACTGCCTCTTCTAAGCTTCTATATTCAGCTTCCGTAGAGGACCAGCTAACAGCTTGCAGCTTCTTGCTGCTCCAGAAGATAGGATTAGAACTAGGATAAACACAATACCCATTGGTGGACCTTCTATCATCCAAATCAGTTGCCCAATTTGCATCTATAAACACAAAGATTTTATAATTAGTGAGCTTAGAGAACTATAGGCCATGACTAGCTTTACCTAAGAGATGACGAAGAATTCGTTTGACAGTTGTCCAGTGGTGATGAAGGGGATTATGTATAAATTGGCTCACCCACAACATAAGCAATATCAGGATGAGCTAAGGTAGCATATTGAAGGCCACCGACGATAGACCTATATAAAGTAGGATTTGGAAAAAGGTTAGTCCCATGATCAGTGAGCTTAAAAGATGGAAGCATCAGAGAGGGAACAGAATTAGAGTGGTCCATAGAGGCTTCGTGTAATAAGTCACAGATATATTTGGCCTGAGAGATATGAAGATCACCAGAATCTGTAAATGAAACTCTAAACCAAGAAAGTAATGTAAGTTACTCAAATCTTTTagagaaaaataagaatttaGAGTCCGAATAAGACTCTCGATTTCATGATTATTGTCATCGGTGATgacaatatcatcaacataagtCAATAAATAGATTGTAGAAGAAGAATTTGTCTTGATGAAAAGAGAAGAATTAGTCTTAGTGTTAGTGCAGCCAAGTTTAAATAAAGTGGCTTTGAGTTTCAAAAACTAAGTTCTTGGATCTTGTTTGAGACCATAAATGGCCTTATCAAGTTTACAAACCATGTCGTTAGTGTCTGTGTAGAGCCCTGGTGGAGGAAGCATGAATACAGTTTCAGTAAGCTCTCCGTTAAGAAAAGCATTATTGAAATCAAATTGGCACAAGCACCAACCTTTGGAGATAGCAATGGAAAGAATGATGTGAATGGTAGTTGGACAGATAATACGGTTGTAAATCTGATTGTAATTGATACTCTCAACCTGATGACAACCTTTTGCAACAAGCCGCACTTTATATTTCTTAATGGAGTTATCACGGCCACGCTTGATATTGAACACCTATTTGCAGCCGATAACAGGTGCATTAGATGGTAGGTGAACAAAGTGCCAGGTCTTATTGGCTAGTAAGGCATGATGTTCTTCCTACATTGCTTGAGGCCAATGAGGAGAATGCATAGCCTGAGACACTGTTTTAGGAGCATTGTGCACAAGATCAAAATTAGATGAGGAAGTGAAAAGAGCAGAAGGATTTGTGGGACCAAATTTAGATCTAGTGATCATAGGGTGGCTATTAGTAGAAGATAAGAAGTGAGAAGAGGAAGAAGGTAGGGAGGACAAGACAATTTCAATACCAGATATGGAAATTATAGtgggaggagaaggaagaggtAAGCTTGAAGAATTAGTGATAGGAGAATGAGGTGAGGATGGGAGAGAATGAGAATGATCAGTAGTGGAAATATGATGATCACCAAGAGTGGGAGCAGTAGCTAAATGTGTAGGATCAGTATTGGATGATGATGAAATAGAAATAGGATGAAAAGGATCATAATTAAAAGGAGATGCGGATGCAGAATTGTCAGTAAGTGGGGCAGGACTAGAGAAAATGATAAATGTAGAATAATAAGGAAATGAATTTTCATCAAATATAACATTTCGAGCTATGACAACTTTACCATTCTAGTAAGACATTTATAACCCTTCGATTGGGGTGCATAGCCCAAGAAAACACACAACTCAGACCTGAAATCTAATTTATGGTTGTTAAATGGTCTTAAGTGTGGAAAACAAACACAACCAAAGATTTTTAAAATAGAGTAATCAGGCCTAGAATTATAAAGCAGTTCATATGGAGATTTTGAATGTAAAACCTTTGTTGGTAACCTATTAATGAGAAAGGCAGCAGTCAAGAAAGCATCCTCCCAGTACATTTGTGgaagtttggcaatagcaagaaGTGTGAGGCCCATCTCAGTGATGTGCCGATGCTTCCTTTCCACCACACTTTGTTGTTGGTGTGTATAGGGGCATGGTAACCTGTGATCAATACCATTCTCTCGAAGAAAGGTCTTAAAAGCATATGACAAAAATTCTTTTTGTATGAATAGActtaagaattgaattagtatgCTTTTCCATCAATGTTttatattgtttaagaatttttagaACTTGCAATTTAGAAGTAAGAAGATAAAGGCATGTGTAACGTGTAAAAGCATCAATAATGCTCATGTAGTATTTGTAGCCAGACCTAGAGTTGATAGGTGTTGGACCCCATAAATCAATATAGACAAATTCAAGTAGTGCAGAATAGACAGTTTGAGAatagaaaaagggaagagaatacATTTTACTCATGCAGCCTGGTTCACAAACAAGGTATATTAGAACAAGTTCAACTATATTAGGAGAGGGATGACCCAATCTCTTATGCCATACATTAAGACTAGCCTTGCAGGTTGGTAAAAATGAAGAAAATTGAAAATCATGTAAAGGCTTAGCTACATAAAGATTATCAAAGGAATATAGTCAATTTCTAACTTGTCTTTGAAGGAGCACTTCCTTGTACACCTGTGATTTCACAAGGTAATGAAAGGAGTGAAGTTAAAAAAATACATCATTATCTAAACAAAATTTGAAAACACTTATCAAATTTTTTGCTAAATCAGAAACATGTAGCAGATTTTGTAAAACAAAAATTCTATTAGAGGAGGAATTTGATAAAAATGATTTGCCAATTTTTGAGATGTGAATACCTGAACTATCAGCCATATAAAACTGATCAAGGCATGTATAATCGAAAGAAAAAATAAGGCTTGAGGCATCAAGGTTAAATGATGACTTGTGCCAAAATCGATATACTAGGAACGATCAGTGACTTGAGAAGGTGTTGCAAGAGAGGAATTAGGTCGAGGAAAGGAATTAGCTGATGAAGGAGTGGTCTGAATCATAAAGTTGGAAGATGAAGGAGAAGAGGAATTTGAAGGGTTGAGGAAAGAATTCCCATGATAAGCCTGATCAAATATGAAATAGCAATTTAAAGTAATATGGCCAAGCCTGCCACATACTTGACAAGTTTGGCGATTTTGCAATTGCCATGAGCTGGTGACGCAGGAGCAAGTAGAGTTAGTAggttaattatattagttaattgtaTTAAGGAAATACAAGTCCCATATTGTTTAGGATAGTGAATTTTGTGTTATGTATTAATCCCACATCGTCCAAGTTATGAAGGCTTTTCCTTCTCCCACTAGTATAAATAACTCATGTACCTTTTATTTATGAAATAGAGTTGAAGTTGATttttgaatatgaaataagatGTGTGCTTATTTTCTTCTAGGCtctttgagagtaagaggtgCATCCTTGGCTTGGCCGACCAAGGTGGGTTCATGGCTATTTTCACCATAGTGGGGTTGCTAACCTCGCTAAGATTGGTGGCCCAAGCAACGTCCCGACGTCAGCTGGGACCTCCACAAAAAAATCTTCCAGATCTGCAACCCCTTCTTCCTCCAAAACTTCGAAAATTGAATCTTGAATCAGATGGATTTGATTGAGCAAGATTAACTTGTgcaattgaaaaagaagattgtCGAAACTTTTCAATGATGTCCTCATGGGACAGGAGTAAATTTTCAACTTCACCAATGCTAAAAAATTTAGGTTTGGCTTGAACTAAGGAGTTGCGCTAGAGAATTCTTATGGCAAGCCTTGGTAGATAGCTTCAGTGTAATCTTCATTTGAAATATTATAGCCAATAGTAATAAGAGAATGAACTAATTTCTTGATTTGAGTAAGATATTCAACAATTGTAAGGTTCTTTTTCTTGATAGCtttgagttgatttttgagttgttTGATCTTGGATTTGGTATTTTCTGCAAAATAGGTTTGGAGTTTCTGCTAAATTTCACATGCCGAAGAACAGTGAGTTATTGTATTTTTGATGGAACCATCAATGGAAGCCATGATCCAAGAGTTCAGATTATAATCCTGCTGCATCCATTCAGTGTATTTGGAAGAAGTTGTTTCTGCAGCTTTAGTTGCATCGGACTCGAATTAGGGAGGAACTTTTCCTTCTTGAATATGATCTTTAAGATTGTTGCCCTTAATGGTGAAGAGGGCATGTTACTACCAAGTGACGAAATTCCTTTCATCGAGTTTGTCAAGAATGGGAGGAAGAAAATTCTTTGAAGAGATTGAATTGAGTGAGAAAGCTATGAATCAGAACAGTATTCTGACATCATGTGAAAATAGTTCAAAAATCTAGAAATAGAAAGCAGAGTAGCAAGGTTGCTGCAGAGAAACGATGGAACTCAAAGAGGTGGGATTTTTGTGAAAAACAAAATTCTATTTGAATAAGTATTGTGGAGTACATTTCACTCTTTTTTCAACTctcacttttttctttttatatcgcTAGTTAAGTCACCTTACTTATATCTATATTCTCTACACTTATTTACAATTCTGTATGTCATTGACATACAAGAATAGTGAAATATACTTACTCCCACTGAAATGATATAAATCATCAACCACATTTATCTCAAAAGATCATATGAGATAATAATTAATTTGATGAAATATAAGTTACTAATAACAAAAAATCTccactttattttttaattttaaaataaaaatttatttaaaaatagactAACATTGACAGATATAACTTTAAAGCAAAATAATATATTCACACAAGTTACATGTCATATGAATAAAATTCATATAGTGGTGGTGGATCCATCACAAATACCTAGCACAATATTAATATTTAGTTTTTGGACAGAAATATTAATTTGTAAGTGGTATTTCTAATACAGTAatcaaatattaataataaattatgtcaAACAATAAATCTATCTTTAGAGAAACTTATTGTTCACATGAAACCAAACAAGTATCACATGTCTATTACCACAAATGCGTATGTAATTTGACCAAGTACAGAACTCCCTTTGGGTCGATCTGTACTCGCATAAACTACATACACATAAATTCATCTAGTGCGGTTTAccaaatattatcaataaaattcTGTCGAACAATAAGCCTATCTTTGGATCGACTCATTATTCACATGAAAACTTGAGAATTGTAACTActtattaccgcatatattttctattaattgacCAAATAGCAACCTTTCTTTGGGCTGATTAATGatcacataattaaaatagaaaataaacataaagttCAATGTTTATTATTTGGTCAAACAATAAACTTTCTTTGGACCAATTATTATTTGCATAGATAAtaaggattgatttatttttaattagttacccaAGCATATATTTATCattaatatgtatatataacTCTGTCAAATATAGATCTCTTCCTTTGAAATGAGTCGACTAATATTCACACGAATTACATATCATCATAtctctaatattttaaaataaatcaatttttacaAAAGAGACTactttaataatattatatttaatcaatttaTTTCAAAACTAAACTTTATAAAATATATGAGTATAATATAATCCAAATTATTACCAATTTTTTTATGTAACAAATCCGAAATACTTATATAGCACAAAATAAAACAATAGACCAGGATATATATAACCGTATAATATTGTGAATCTTTATTAATCAATTGttattatctttatttaaaacaaaattgaATCTAAGACAAACAGattcaaataataaaaaggacacaacaattctaaaaaaattaatcataaatTAATATTCATGTCATATATATATCATGTATTTTTATCTGAATATTCATGTCATGGACAATAATatagacaaaagaaaaaaattcttaTAATTAATCTCGTATAGTACATGCCAAGAGTGATTCATGTTTCatgaattttaaattcaaaaaaggacaaaaataaaACA includes:
- the LOC107607772 gene encoding uncharacterized protein LOC107607772; translated protein: MADSSGVQGSAPSKTSCMSKMYSLPFFYSQTVYSALLEFVYIDLWGPTPINSRSGYKYYMSIIDAFTRYTCLYLLTSKLQTFLRENGIDHRLPCPYTHQQQSVVERKHRHITEMGLTLLAIAKLPQMYWEDAFLTAAFLINRLPTKVFNIKRGRDNSIKKYKVRLVAKGCHQVESINYNQIYNRIICPTTIHIILSIAISKGWCLCQFDFNNAFLNGELTETVFMLPPPGLYTDTNDMTNSSSTIYLLTYVDDIVITDDNNHEIENSGDLHISQAKYICDLLHEASMDHSNSVPSLMLPSFKLTDHGTNLFPNPTLYRSIVGGLQYATLAHPDIAYVVDANWATDLDDRRSTNGYCVYPSSNPIFWSSKKLQAVSWSSTEAEYRSLEEAVA